TCGAACCCAACACCTGCAAACAGAATCTACCCTGCCAGTATATagaaggaaagaaaacGATTTTCTACAATCAAAACCTACATATTCTAGGTACTACTTAATTCGCGtttaaaatctttgttGTGTGTATCGCATTGCCAAATTTTCTTATTCTGTTTAGTAGTAGTTGGGGGGTGAGCATAGAATATGACTCAGTTTGCTATATAGCGATGTCATCTTTCTTCTAGCCCTACTCCGCAataagattttttttcagtcATTCCAGAAAATTGTAATAGTCATTTAGCcaagtatatatatataaagtaTTATATTGACTGTTTATACGGACTGGGTTATTCGATTTAGCGGATCATATGCGTAGTTGGATTTTATAGCAGTTAAttggttttgtttgtaCAGAATTTCAAGTACCAAGTGTGATATATGATGTTTAAACAGACATTGGCCAAATTGGCTGAAACGCCTAGGTGTAGTATTCCGCCTTATAAGCCAACCTATAAGAATTTATTGAGAGAtccatcttcaaaatataagCCATTTAGTCGGATTAACTTACCAAACAGACAGTGGCCTGATAAGCGGATTACCAAGGCACCTCGTTGGTTATCTAGTGATTTGAGAGATGGGAACCAATCGTTGCCTGATCCAATGTCGATCGAACAGAAGAAGTTGCTATTTCATAAGTTGATTGAAATTGgctttaaagaaattgaagttTCGTTTCCGTCTGCTTCTCAAACggattttgattttaccAGGTATGCAGTTGAGAACGCGCCTGATGATGTTGCAATTCAATGCTTAGTACAGTCGCGGGAGCATTTGATTAGGCGCACTGTTGAAGCTTTAAGCGGTGCAAAAAATGCTATTGTGCATACTTATTTGGCTACTTCGGATACGTTCAGAGATGTGGTGTTCAATATGTCGAAGGAGGAGGCGATTGAGAGGGCTGTGGAGGCTACAAAACTTGTTAGAAGTTTGACGAAAGATGACCCAAGCCAGCAGGCTACCAGGTGGAGTTATGAATTTTCGCCTGAATGTTTTTCTGATACGCCAGTGGAATTTGCAGTTGAAATATGTGAGGCGGTGAAAGCAGCATGGGAACCAACAACTGATAATCccattatttttaatttacCGGCCACTGTTGAGGTTGCAtctccaaatatatatgctgACCAAATTGAATACTTTTCTTCCCATATTAGCGAGCGTGAAAAGGTATCTATTTCCACGCATACGCATAACGACCGTGGGTGTGGTGTTGCTGCTACTGAACTAGGTCTCATGGCAGGTGCTGATCGTGTTGAGGGTTGTTTGTTCGGGAATGGAGAGCGTACCGGTAACGTTGATCTTGTTACTGTTGCTTTAAACATGTATACACAAGGTGTATCTCCGAATTTGGATTTCTCTGATCTACCTGCCATCATTGAAACCGTAGAACAATGCAACAAAATACCAGTGCATCCAAGAGCGCCGTATGGTGGTGATTTGGTTGTTTGTGCGTTCTCTGGATCGCATCAGGATGCAATTAAGAAAGGATTTAAACATATTGCTTCGAGACGTGAAAAGGGAGATTTGGTATGGAAGCTGCCATATTTGCCATTAGACCCTAAAGATATTGGTAGAAACTACGAAGCCTTAATTAGAGTCAACTCTCAATCAGGTAAAGGTGGCGCTGCATGGgtgattttgaaatacttGGAACTTGATCTACCAAGACCAATGCAAGTCGAATTTTCTGCTGTAGTACAGAACGAAGCTGAGCGCCTAGGAAGAGAGTTAAAGGCTCAGGATATTACGGCGTTGTTCAAGCAGACGTACAACTTTGAAGCAAAACTAACTCATTTGGTCCTTCTAGACTATCAAGTTGTAAAGAtaaaccaaaaagaaagagtATTAACTGGTCAAGTCCAAATTGGAGACAATATTCTACCGATTGAAGGTTTTGGTAATGGTCCTATCTCTTCCTTAGTCGATGCAATGTCAAAGTTGTTTAACGTACAGTTTAGTGTTTCTAACTACACAGAGCACTCCTTGGGTTCAGGCTCTTCTACAAAAGCTGCATCCTTCATCCACTTAGCTTATTCTACCGATTCGGACAAGGACGAGTCCGTCAAATGGGGTGTTGGCGTTTCTGAGGATGTCGGCGATGCTTCTGTAAAATCTATTATCTCAGTCATTAACAACATAGTTGAAACTGGCGACCTCTCCACCAGTACCTTatccaaaaaataattagCCTTTTCAATTTAGAACATGGGCTAATgttatttaatatatactatTGATGTTCTTTTTATATCTGGATATCGTTCATATGAATAgaacttttttgttaagACTTTTTGTTCTATGCATGGTGCATTCTTTGATTCAATTCAGTCTAAACCGCTTCCACATCGAAAGAGACTTAAACACATTATATCTACATCTATATACGTACAATCAAGGAAGTTGCAGGCCTCAGTGccatatttatatattcctgTTTTATGGCGTTGTGTCATTATCTTAATAAGGGGACATCGTCGATAGgtcaaaaaaattgaacttttttgaatGCAGAATTGAAAACATAAAACAACCCAACTGAAGTGTATTTAGAATTGTTCGACGCATCCAACTGACTACACACAATTCGAACTATTCTCAGCATGTTCATACTAGCTCAAAATGACCATGAGAGACGGATTTCAATTGTATCCAAGTCGTATGCCTTAATCTTTAAAGCAGTAAAATCGGATCCCTCGTCTCCCACAGCTGCCACCACTAACAGGCCCCTATGTGCGATAGAACTACTACCAAAATCACATTTGAAAGgtcaaaagtttgaaaaattaacaaatttaGAGGTTTATGGCTTTCTTGGACTAATTGAAATAGAAAATAAGATATTTATCTGCACAATAACAGGGAAGTCAAAAGTGGCCAGGCCAATACCTGGTGAAACAGTGAACAAAATTTATGCTGTTGActtcttttgtttgaatGACGATCGATGGGATTTTGTGGAGTTTGATTCTAATGGGTATTCTATTCCTACTGCAGAGGATGAATATGCAAGTCAACAGAATGTAGCTAAGCATCCATGCCACGAATTGAAAAAACTATTGTCTAATGGATCATTTTATTACAGTTCAGACTTTGATTTGACTTCTTTATTGCAGT
This Eremothecium cymbalariae DBVPG#7215 chromosome 5, complete sequence DNA region includes the following protein-coding sequences:
- the LEU4 gene encoding 2-isopropylmalate synthase LEU4 (similar to Ashbya gossypii AFL229W), producing MFKQTLAKLAETPRCSIPPYKPTYKNLLRDPSSKYKPFSRINLPNRQWPDKRITKAPRWLSSDLRDGNQSLPDPMSIEQKKLLFHKLIEIGFKEIEVSFPSASQTDFDFTRYAVENAPDDVAIQCLVQSREHLIRRTVEALSGAKNAIVHTYLATSDTFRDVVFNMSKEEAIERAVEATKLVRSLTKDDPSQQATRWSYEFSPECFSDTPVEFAVEICEAVKAAWEPTTDNPIIFNLPATVEVASPNIYADQIEYFSSHISEREKVSISTHTHNDRGCGVAATELGLMAGADRVEGCLFGNGERTGNVDLVTVALNMYTQGVSPNLDFSDLPAIIETVEQCNKIPVHPRAPYGGDLVVCAFSGSHQDAIKKGFKHIASRREKGDLVWKLPYLPLDPKDIGRNYEALIRVNSQSGKGGAAWVILKYLELDLPRPMQVEFSAVVQNEAERLGRELKAQDITALFKQTYNFEAKLTHLVLLDYQVVKINQKERVLTGQVQIGDNILPIEGFGNGPISSLVDAMSKLFNVQFSVSNYTEHSLGSGSSTKAASFIHLAYSTDSDKDESVKWGVGVSEDVGDASVKSIISVINNIVETGDLSTSTLSKK